The following are encoded together in the Penicillium digitatum chromosome 3, complete sequence genome:
- a CDS encoding 60S ribosomal protein L36 translates to MAERSGIVVGLNAGRKTTALNTPKTRISRTKGKSSRRTAFVREIAQEVVGLAPYERRIIELLRNAQDKRARKLAKKRLGTFGRGKAKVESMQKVIAESRRTGAH, encoded by the exons ATGGCCGAACGCTCCGGAATTGTGGTCGGACTCAACGCGGGCCGG AAAACCACCGCCCTCAACACCCCCAAGACCCGCATCTCGCGCACCAAGGGCAAGTCTTCTCGCCGCACCGCTTTCGTCCGCGAAATCGCCCAGGAGGTCGTTGGTCTCGCTCCCTACGAGCGCCGCATCATTGAGTTGCTGCGCAACGCCCAGGACAAGCGTGCCCGCAAGCTCGCTAAGAAGCGC CTCGGTACTTTCGGCCGCGGCAAGGCCAAGGTTGAGTCCATGCAGAAGGTTATTGCTGAGTCTCGCCGCACCGGTGCTCACTAA
- a CDS encoding Peptidase C19, ubiquitin carboxyl-terminal hydrolase 2, translated as MSKRHAELPLEQNFSGSPVSKKARVEDDNDPDSRNGAAPAYPTSGEELRQDRNGVDIQGAAEIEGEELEEAEKDPSGFSDIDEDVTALSAPKRQSAPMEGYGDLYLDTINREILDFDFEKLCSISLSNINVYACLVCGKYFQGRGPKSHAYFHALEVGHHVFINIGTKKVYVLPEGYEVNNKSLEDIKYVVDPHYTKNQVIKLDKEVHDAWDLSGSRYRPGFVGMNNIKANDYVNVVAQLLAHVLPIRNFFLLHEFPTPGTPEIILRFSTLVRKLWNPKAFRSHVSPHELLQEIALRSSKRFTLTNQADPVDFLSWFLNCLHLALGGSKKPSSTPTSVVHAAFQGRVRIESQAITAHSDTQNARLVFTESGTINSQVTPFLILTLDLPPTPLFQSANRESSIPQVPLTTLLNKYNGYTASEKLAHRVRHRLLHPLPPYLFFHIKRFSKNRFVSERNPTIVTFPSPHNLDMSPYVEPNPNICSPGEPILYDLVANIILDPAIAAPGAMDEAVDKGVNAASGSGGSSSGAGGGSEKVSWLVQLHDKAMEAENTRAKNGGSTEKQMQGPEWLEIQDLFVKRAESETLFTREGYLMVWERRKVPGNKGKGRA; from the exons ATGTCGAAAAGACACGCAGAGCTTCCCTTGGAGCAAAACTTCTCCGGCTCACCTGTATCGAAAAAGGCGCGCGTTGAGGACGACAATGACCCCGATTCTCGCAATGGCGCAGCGCCCGCATACCCAACGAGCGGCGAAGAGCTGAGACAGGATCGCAATGGTGTGGATATTCAAGGAGCGGCTGAGATAGAAGGAGAGGAGCTCGAGGAGGCTGAAAAAGATCCCTCTGGATTCTCGGATATTGACGAAGATGTCACTGCACTCAGCGCTCCGAAGCGGCAAAGCGCTCCTATGGAAGGCTACGGCGACCTATACCTCGACACAATCAACCGCGAAATCTTGGATTTCGATTTCGAGAAGCTGTGCTCCATCAGTCTGTCAAACATCAACGTGTACGCATGTCTCGTCTGTGGCAAATACTTCCAAGGTCGTGGTCCGAAATCGCATGCATACTTTCACGCCCTTGAAGTTGGACACCACGTCTTCATCAACATTGGCACGAAAAAGGTCTACGTTTTGCCTGAAGGATACGAGGTCAATAACAAGAGTTTGGAGGATATCAAATATGTGGTTGATCCACACTACACAAAAAACCAAGTGATCAAGCTCGACAAAGAAGTACATGATGCCTGGGACCTTTCTGGGTCGAGGTACAGACCAG GGTTTGTTGGTATGAACAACATCAAAGCCAACGACTACGTCAATGTAGTAGCTCAACTACTGGCACACGTTTTGCCAATTCGCAATTTCTTCCTTCTACACGAGTTCCCTACGCCCGGAACACCAGAGATAATCCTTCGTTTCAGTACGCTGGTGCGCAAGCTATGGAACCCTAAGGCGTTCCGGTCACACGTGTCTCCGCACGAGTTACTACAGGAGATTGCCTTGCGATCCTCGAAACGTTTCACTCTCACGAACCAGGCAGATCCCGTGGACTTCTTGTCTTGGTTCCTAAACTGCCTTCACCTCGCCTTAGGAGGGTCCAAGAAGCCCTCGTCAACACCCACAAGCGTTGTTCACGCAGCGTTTCAGGGCCGTGTACGGATTGAAAGCCAAGCTATCACCGCTCACTCCGACACCCAAAATGCCCGTTTGGTATTTACCGAATCTGGCACTATTAATAGCCAGGTCACTCCTTTCCTCATCCTCACATTGGATCTACCCCCCACACCCCTCTTCCAATCTGCCAATCGAGAGTCGAGTATCCCACAGGTTCCTTTGACTACCCTGTTGAACAAGTATAACGGCTACACGGCTTCAGAGAAACTGGCCCACCGTGTCCGACACCGTCTCCTCCACCCTCTTCCTCCCTACCTTTTCTTCCATATTAAGCGCTTTAGTAAGAACCGCTTTGTTTCTGAGCGAAACCCAACCATCGTCACCTTCCCTTCTCCGCACAACTTGGATATGTCCCCCTATGTCGAGCCAAATCCCAATATTTGCTCACCGGGTGAACCAATCCTCTACGATTTAGTCGCAAACATCATCCTCGACCCCGCCATCGCTGCACCCGGTGCGATGGATGAAGCTGTGGATAAGGGCGTTAATGCTGCGTCAGGATCCGGCGGTTCCTCCAGCGGAGCAGGTGGCGGCAGTGAGAAGGTATCATGGCTTGTCCAACTTCACGATAAAGCTATGGAAGCCGAGAACACTCGGGCCAAAAATGGCGGCTCCACAGAGAAGCAGATGCAGGGCCCGGAGTGGCTTGAGATTCAGGATTTATTTGTTAAGCGCGCGGAAAGCGAGACACTATTCACTCGTGAGGGATATCTTATGGTCTGGGAGCGGCGCAAAGTGCCTGGAAACAAAGGGAAGGGCCGTGCATGA
- a CDS encoding Proteasome B-type subunit yields the protein MYSASSSPRGPPHLTTTPLHMEVLLGIAGKDFVILAASKAAMRGPTVLKAEDDKTRQLNKHTLMAFSGESGDTVQFAEYIQANATLYSMRNDTELSPSAVANFVRGELASSLRSRSPYTVNLLLGGIDPVTEKPHLYWIDYLASLAPLPYAAHGYAQYYCLAILDKHHHPDCSLEEGLALLTLCTDELKRRLPIDYKGMLVKVVTKDGVQEIPVDNDKVVRSA from the exons ATGTATAGC GCGTCAAGCTCACCGCGCGGTCCTCCTCACTTAACCACTACTCCCCTTC ACAT GGAGGTTCTTTTGGGTATCGCCGGCAAGGACTTTGTCATTCTTGCTGCATCCAAGGCCGCAATGAGAGGCCCGACAGTTCTCAAGGCCGAAGATGATAAGACACGACAGTTGAACAAGCACACATTGATGGCCTTCTCTGGCGAGTCTGGAGATACTG TTCAATTTGCCGAATACATCCAAGCCAACGCTACACTCTACAGTATGCGAAACGACACCGAACTCAGCCCCTCCGCCGTCGCGAATTTCGTCCGAGGAGAATTGGCAAGCAGCTTGCGGTCACGCAGTCCTTACACAGTAAACCTGCTTCTAGGTGGTATAGATCCGGTCACTGAGAAGCCTCACCTGTACTGGATTGATTATCTAGCGTCGCTGGCGCCCCTACCATATGCTGCCCACGGCTATGCCCA ATACTACTGCCTCGCCATCCTTGACAAACACCACCACCCTGACTGCTCCCTTGAGGAGGGCCTTGCGCTCCTCACCCTGTGCACAGACGAGCTGAAGCGCAGACTACCAATTGACTACAAAGGC ATGCTGGTGAAGGTCGTGACAAAGGATGGCGTGCAAGAAATCCCTGTGGATAACGATAAGGTGGTCAGGAGTGCTTGA
- a CDS encoding Zinc finger, C3HC4 RING-type: protein MTARSGSGAEASGLVNTLQGHVDDIRTLIQCGICIRPLYEPFTIACGHTFCYSCLSSWFAGGRSKRTCPDCRAPVKTQPAPAYLVRAVVQMFTGRAELLDKGETTTEHTKNQRDEAERLDQDKANNHPTEGGLFGGLFKPKPPPLKPVIDNDDGVVRCPLCSWELEGDNCAGCGYRYRPGSEDTDDSDSADFSETDLDSLDDSIDEEEEEEGGERGESDHFDDIEDHDGVWGNFALHYYGHTFPARSNWPSGAGRQLFDRLENLMDGPGMIPLAAPASVDRGNYFASGNTNGSEYDEEEDEEDDEENEYDESDSFIDAENDHPPTSSFIESDVHHLGSGDMYESESDRSTGTVVDDVESSRRPMPTGLNYRNTTPYFDDEASDEEEEEEVSGESDDRDMVEEDSDESDEDAIRTAPPRQARLQHPQQSPWFHSPSNAPWLAARPPAEVITDSSEEEESSPPVRPARSTARRSIHNGTSAHNAITLDDSDEDQPVGPVRRTTQRRRARFSPY from the exons ATGACAGCTAGAAGTGGTTCTGGGGCCGAAGCCTCGGGT CTGGTCAACACCCTCCAGGGCCATGTAGATGATATACGCACTCTGATACAGTGTGGCATATGCATCCGTCCCCTTTACGAACCGTTTACAATCGCCTGTGGGCACACTTTCTGCTACTCA TGTCTATCATCATGGTTTGCTGGTGGAAGATCAAAGCGAACATGTCCAGATTGCCGGGCACCTGTCAAAACCCAACCAGCACCAGCTTACTTG GTTCGAGCTGTTGTACAGATGTTCACAGGCCGAGCTGAGCTTTTAGACAAAGGAGAAACAACTACAGAGCATACCAAGAACCAAAGGGACGAGGCAGAAAGGCTAGACCAGGACAAGGCCAATAATCATCCAACCGAAGGAGGTCTGTTCGGGGGTCTGTTCAAGCCCAAACCTCCCCCACTCAAACCTGTCATTGATAATGATGACGGAGTGGTTCGATGTCCGCTCTGCTCGTGGGAATTGGAAGGAGACAATTGCGCAGGATGCGGCTATCGATACCGGCCGGGCTCCGAGGACACAGACGACAGTGACTCAGCCGACTTCAGTGAGACCGACCTAGACTCGCTGGATGATAGTattgacgaggaagaggaagaggagggagGCGAGCGAGGGGAATCTGATCACTTCGACGACATCGAAGACCATGATGGTGTTTGGGGCAACTTTGCGCTTCACTACTACGGGCACACCTTTCCTGCACGCTCTAACTGGCCCTCTGGTGCTGGCCGGCAGCTTTTCGACCGCCTTGAAAACTTGATGGATGGACCTGGCATGATCCCACTGGCGGCCCCGGCCTCAGTGGACCGTGGCAACTACTTCGCTTCGGGTAACACCAATGGGAGTGAAtatgacgaagaagaggacgaggaagatgacgaggagaaTGAGTATGATGAGTCAGACTCATTCATCGATGCTGAAAACGACCACCCGCCCACGAGTTCCTTTATTGAAAGTGATGTCCATCATCTCGGGAGTGGCGATATGTATGAATCGGAATCAGATCGTTCCACCGGTACCGTTGTGGATGATGTTGAGAGTAGCCGCCGTCCCATGCCGACTGGGCTCAATTACAGAAACACCACACCTTACTTTGATGACGAGGCTTCtgatgaagaggaggaagaggaagtcTCGGGGGAATCGGACGATAGAGACATGGTTGAGGAAGATTCAGATGAATCTGACGAAGACGCAATTCGGACTGCACCGCCTCGTCAAGCTCGTCTACAACATCCACAACAGTCCCCCTGGTTCCATTCCCCCAGCAATGCTCCGTGGCTTGCTGCAAGGCCTCCAGCCGAAGTTATCACCGACTCATCtgaggaagaggaatctTCGCCGCCTGTCAGGCCTGCTAGATCTACTGCGCGCCGTTCTATTCACAACGGGACCTCTGCTCACAATGCGATCACCCTCGATGATTCCGATGAAGATCAACCTGTCGGTCCAGTGAGAAGAACTACACAGAGGCGGCGTGCCAGGTTCTCCCCATATTAA
- a CDS encoding Aminopeptidase 2, whose product MEELGFSGSKGVSPVGVSGPFSLFSAEAVHQMRKGVLNPEMGKKYEYSSNLAQCQLRGYAAESRAPLVDNAPKSPETLEIVSIIAGVNLVTAMDFEIGHINFSMSSEED is encoded by the exons ATGGAAGAGCTAGGTTTCTCTGGTAGTAAAGGGGTTTCCCCAGTTGGTGTCTCGGGGCCGTTCTCATTGTTCTCTGCCGAAGCCGTCCATCAAATGAGAAAGGGAGTTTTGAACCCGGAAATGGGAAAGAAGTACGAATATTCGAGCAATCTGGCCCAGTGTCAATTGCGAGGATACGCAGCGGA AAGCCGTGCCCCGCTCGTTGATAATGCACCGAAAAGCCCTGAAACCCTAGAAATTGTTTCAATTATCGCTGGAGTTAACCTTGTCACTGCTATGGACTTTGAGATTGGCCATATCAACTTCTCCATGAGCAGCGAAGAAGATTAA
- a CDS encoding Cytochrome c oxidase-assembly factor, whose amino-acid sequence MAAESTQGDTHDKAWEKAEKKFTHKHASEYYDPCQDFADRSIKCMKRNAFEREMCHDYFQAYRDCKKNWLTQKKASLTPQPK is encoded by the exons ATGGCGGCCGAGTCAACCCAAGGAGACACTCACGACAAAGCGTGGGAGAAAGCGGAGAAGAAGTTCACACA TAAACATGCTAGCGAGTACTACGACCCATGCCAAGACTTTGCGGATCGGAGTATCAAGTGCATGAAACGGAATGCCTTCGAGCGCGAAATGTGCCACGATTATTTCCA AGCGTATCGTGATTGCAAAAAGAACTGG CTCACCCAGAAGAAAGCTTCTTTGACGCCTCAGCCAAAATGA
- a CDS encoding putative ubiquitin-conjugating enzyme E2, with product MVTSFRPRSSSITDDSVLTMVRPISILGDLYHQLVEYRCEVIQDRFRDANRLMWDQKRARRSFDLVSLMESLRKQIDFLEHMDKEILDDDKVQKGMLDDSHLRSEE from the coding sequence ATGGTGACATCTTTCCGTCCCCGATCATCATCTATCACGGATGACAGTGTTCTCACAATGGTCCGTCCCATTTCAATACTTGGTGACTTGTATCATCAACTCGTGGAGTATCGTTGCGAGGTCATTCAGGACCGGTTCCGCGATGCCAATCGGCTCATGTGGGACCAGAAAAGAGCAAGGCGCTCATTTGATTTGGTCAGCCTCATGGAATCACTCCGCAAACAGATCGATTTTCTAGAGCATATGGACAAGGAGATTCTTGATGATGACAAGGTCCAGAAGGGCATGCTCGACGACAGCCACCTTCGCTCAGAGGAATAG
- a CDS encoding Small nucleolar ribonucleoprotein complex subunit, putative has product MSSFFTVPNSQRKRKRDDRVGAPGSKKRGVDAKTDGGRRTREREESISGSDLDEDAAIDTAESGDESGSDSEDGETAADRRLKLAERYLSNIQEEVDEAGFDAADIDRDLIAERLKKDVDEFKGRTFRQIAAKLSVPTAPHSFFRSDTQSSTAIAVHPPFVYIVSKDKTLTKWELATPSVPGSTESNGDNDTSKRPQRPQRKKPKRVKYARGMRKVGESGEDQGHTGSIISVAVSPSGKFVATGGTDNKLIIWDAETLTPSKTFLHHRDSVCSLSFARHISTMSSGEQLFSGSYDRTIKTWSISGAGHAYVETLFGHQDHVTGVAAMTIDECVSVGARDRTARLWKVVEETQLVFRGGASRNAPYHESNIDCIAPLPPTHFVTGSDSGSLCLWSVHKKKPLYTVRLAHGLDPIPPLNVLSPETDEATAAHNTRHMRPMPRWITALATLPGTDVVLSGSWDGFIRAWRVSEDKKTLIALGPIGVGLPSTVTSLDTPSQQLNQTLALDATPAVEQKEPEPLIKGVINDIAVFERRPESDLPGAESKKSETKHEPRGLSIVAAVGKEHRLARWKCFNNNFHEGPTSGGRNGAVVFEVPFATNDTVKAHV; this is encoded by the coding sequence ATGTCGTCCTTTTTCACTGTACCAAATTCCCAGCgcaagaggaagagagacgACCGCGTCGGAGCCCCAGGATCGAAAAAGCGAGGCGTAGATGCCAAAACTGACGGTGGTCGACGCaccagagagagagaagaatcgATCTCGGGCAGCGACTTAGATGAAGATGCTGCAATCGATACGGCAGAGTCAGGCGACGAAAGTGGATCGGACTCCGAAGATGGCGAAACCGCGGCGGATCGAAGATTGAAACTTGCTGAACGCTACCTGAGTAACATTCAGGAGGAAGTCGATGAAGCTGGATTTGATGCCGCAGATATCGACCGAGACTTGATTGCAGAACGATTGAAGAAGGACGTCGATGAGTTCAAAGGACGGACGTTCCGTCAAATCGCTGCAAAACTATCCGTTCCCACGGCGCCCCATTCCTTTTTCCGCTCAGATACCCAGTCAAGCACTGCCATTGCAGTCCACCCGCCATTTGTCTACATTGTTTCCAAGGATAAGACTTTGACTAAGTGGGAACTGGCTACACCTAGTGTACCAGGCTCTACAGAATCGAACGGCGACAATGATACTTCCAAGCGGCCTCAGCGTCCCCAGCGCAAGAAGCCCAAGCGTGTGAAGTACGCTCGTGGTATGCGCAAAGTTGGTGAATCTGGCGAGGATCAAGGACATACAGGAAGCATCATATCTGTTGCTGTGTCGCCTTCCGGAAAATTCGTGGCCACCGGTGGAACGGACAATAAGCTTATCATCTGGGACGCAGAGACTTTGACGCCAAGCAAGACTTTCCTGCACCATAGAGACTCAGTTTGCAGCTTGTCTTTCGCACGCCATATTTCAACAATGAGTTCCGGAGAACAATTGTTCTCAGGCTCGTACGACCGCACAATTAAGACATGGTCCATCAGCGGAGCAGGCCACGCCTATGTCGAAACACTTTTCGGCCACCAGGATCACGTCACCGGAGTCGCTGCCATGACCATCGACGAATGTGTCAGTGTCGGTGCTCGGGATCGCACCGCCCGCCTGTGGAAGGTTGTCGAGGAAACACAGCTCGTGTTCCGTGGCGGCGCCTCAAGAAATGCCCCTTACCACGAGAGCAACATCGACTGTATTGCCCCCCTTCCACCCACTCACTTCGTCACTGGCTCAGATTCCGGCTCCCTCTGCCTTTGGTCGGTTCACAAGAAGAAGCCACTCTACACCGTCCGTCTTGCTCACGGCTTGGACCCGATCCCCCCTCTGAATGTGTTATCACCCGAGACAGACGAGGCGACTGCCGCCCACAACACGCGCCACATGCGCCCTATGCCGCGCTGGATCACCGCACTCGCTACCTTACCAGGTACCGACGTTGTCCTCAGTGGCAGCTGGGACGGTTTCATCCGCGCATGGCGCGTCTCAGAAGATAAAAAGACACTCATTGCCTTGGGTCCCATCGGTGTAGGCTTACCTAGTACCGTGACATCACTAGACACGCCCTCGCAGCAACTGAACCAGACTCTTGCTTTGGATGCCACCCCTGCAGTTGAGCAAAAAGAGCCAGAGCCTTTGATTAAGGGTGTAATCAACGACATCGCGGTCTTTGAACGACGCCCTGAATCCGATTTGCCTGGTGCTGAATCTAAAAAGTCCGAGACCAAGCACGAGCCTCGTGGTTTGTCCATCGTCGCCGCTGTCGGCAAGGAGCACCGATTGGCTCGCTGGAAGTGCTTCAACAACAATTTCCATGAGGGCCCCACTTCAGGAGGCCGCAATGGTGCTGTTGTCTTCGAAGTTCCGTTTGCTACTAATGACACCGTGAAGGCTCATGTATAA
- a CDS encoding Cytoskeleton organization protein (Dec1), putative, translating into MSSSNDAVFLRRNNQIQDAIDSQNMKQALQLIEKRMKKGENTHFLKAWKANVLFNHADETHKKKGIAETIELCNADPPISDLDSLDTLHRTLQKMDDHTELRSAIWERAAKAKPQDHALQMRWFKFGYDAGDWKSAQKAAMSLQKNFPRERKYYFWAIFLCHLVSDDAASSDMDRKLFGTLAYRLAQKAVAEVPLNPTELPSPPRAIQTAEELFLVVRILESQDRWAEVVQILNSENAGLSSRIVNNDRTFRLAKVTSLGAAGLWEEGHSYAKSLLAVSEDEAERSTLHERDDWKYWNLLIVAVRRLDKSPELLSDTQQHIEKFIEFSPKSRNAHIALMDIILTGFKRGERTEDDLVVACQRYFDQHKHKLYAFKDLRGVLETRDATLIHRVSQLCMDSVEGKPDDAIPLINAYKLQYCDRISGNKNASKPIIETLVRNCLYFYDAFTLLAKTQDSKKESQPDSASAMESRPTDDFCIIAAMALLQPSPADQSSEKVTNTALIRAAGILERLLIDSPHNYEAILMLIRIYLLLGAGSIALRWFGKLSVKQMQYESVAHNLFTRFATVHPHPAPPIEGGEYKDFDAQVAFIAALDFYRNASFTIKNSLIKGLDDGTYVNLDDSIELQKRIRDSVCRRMWALDLRRMQRIRKGNHMALYEDIAQDTSPAQDQRKYDAFMNLERCDQSPFENRLRAGPIPGETWLASARLTDRLFSVLDSISSQRPVVLKLDLPQIDKLSLSQTGDDHTDAERDATKIHIELLKVAMFMAGSKAHTSTEIETALSEVEDWLKTKREDLALEDTVKSSLIMRTTIEFTPGTPGAPTWEYFHAIWTLVETLKALWKIFDLNSRKATKTAKLPAEKLKRLNTLVREVFEDVRSNTRSLKQSLTESATLSTLIDMVKRGNTTDEYDKPLQDILEKVMDESALELFCGELRESWEEALDGVLSARL; encoded by the exons ATGAGCTCCAGCAATGACGCGGTGTTTCTGCGTCGCAACAACCAAATCCAAGATGCCATTGACTCCCAGAACATGAAGCAGGCCTTACAGCTGATTGAGAAGCGCATGAAGAAAGGCGAGAATACTCATTTTCTGAAG GCCTGGAAAGCGAATGTCCTCTTCAATCACGCCGATGAAACTCATAAAAAGAAAGGAATTGCGGAGACTATCGAGCTGTGCAACGCCGATCCACCAATCTCGGACTTAGACTCTCTCGACACACTCCACCGCACGCTGCAGAAGATGGATGACCATACTGAGCTTCGGAGTGCCATATGGGAGCGAGCAGCTAAGGCAAAACCACAAGATCACGCTCTTCAGATGAGGTGGTTCAAGTTCGGATATGATGCTGGTGACTGGAAGTCCGCCCAGAAA GCTGCCATGAGTCTTCAAAAGAACTTTCCTCGGGAGCGAAAATACTATTTCTGGGCCATTTTCCTCTGTCATCTCGTTTCAGATGACGCGGCTAGTTCGGACATGGACCGCAAGTTGTTTGGGACACTTGCCTATCGCCTTGCTCAGAAGGCAGTAGCAGAGGTCCCCCTGAACCCG ACTGAATTGCCAAGCCCCCCGAGAGCAATACAAACCGCCGAGGAGCTTTTCTTGGTTGTTCGAATTCTCGAATCGCAGGATCGCTGGGCAGAGGTTGTGCAGATACTCAATAGCGAGAATGCTGGTCTCAGCTCTCGGATTGTTAACAACGACAGGACTTTCAGGTTAGCCAAAGTCACTAGCTTGGGGGCTGCAGGTCTCTGGGAAGAAGGGCACTCATACGCCAAAAGCTTGCTTGCCGTGTCTGAAGACGAAGCAGAACGCAGCACTCTGCATGAGCGCGATGATTGGAAATACTGGAACTTGCTCATCGTAGCCGTGCGTCGTCTCGATAAAAGTCCGGA GCTGCTTTCCGACACCCAGCAGCATATCGAAAAGTTCATCGAATTCAGCCCAAAGTCCCGCAATGCGCATATCGCTCTCATGGACATAATCCTAACCGGGTTTAAACGGGGCGAGCGGACGGAGGATGATTTGGTTGTTGCGTGCCAAAGATACTTCGACCAACACAAGCACAAGCTCTACGCTTTTAAAGACTTACGAGGGGTCTTGGAGACCCGCGATGCTACTTTGATTCACCGAGTATCTCAACTTTGCATGGATAGTGTCGAAGGAAAACCC GACGATGCCATTCCATTGATCAATGCGTACAAACTGCAGTACTGTGACCGGATTTCAGGCAACAAAAACGCATCCAAACCTATCATTGAGACTCTTGTCCGCAATTGCCTTTATTTTTACGATGCATTTACGCTTTTAGCAAAGACCCAAGACTCAAAGAAAGAAAGCCAACCAGATAGTGCTTCTGCAATGGAAAGTCGGCCCACGGATGACTTCTGCATCATTGCCGCAATGGCCCTTCTTCAGCCCAGCCCAGCTGACCAGTCATCTGAAAAAGTCACCAACACTGCTCTGATTCGTGCCGCTGGAATTTTGGAGCGCCTTCTAATCGATTCACCTCATAACTACGAGGCAATACTTATGCTGATCCGCATTTATCTACTTCTCGGCGCTGGCTCCATTGCTTTGAGGTGGTTTGGCAAGCTGTCCGTCAAGCAAATGCAGTATGAAAGTGTCGCTCATAACCTTTTCACTCGCTTTGCTACCGTCCACCCTCATCCCGCGCCTCCTATTGAGGGTGGAGAGTACAAGGACTTTGACGCGCAAGTTGCATTTATCGCCGCTCTCGACTTTTATCGTAATGCAAGCTTCACTATCAAGAACTCTTTGATAAAAGGACTCGACGATGGGACTTATGTCAATCTAGACGACTCAATCGAGCTTCAAAAACGCATCAGAGACAGTGTCTGCCGGAGAATGTGGGCCTTGGACTTACGGCGGATGCAAAGAATCCGCAAGGGAAACCACATGGCCCTCTATGAGGACATCG CCCAGGATACATCACCAGCTCAAGACCAGCGGAAGTACGATGCTTTCATGAATCTGGAACGTTGTGACCAATCTCCATTTGAGAACCGATTACGCGCAGGCCCGATTCCTGGT GAAACCTGGCTGGCATCCGCCCGGCTCACTGACAGACTTTTCAGTGTTCTTGATAGCATTAGCAGTCAGAGGCCAGTCGTCTTGAAGCTAGACCTGCCCCAAATCGACAAGTTGTCGCTCTCCCAGACTGGAGATGATCACACTGACGCCGAAAGGGATGCAACTAAGATTCACATAGAGTTGCTGAAAGTAGCTATGTTCATGGCTGGATCCAAGGCCCATACTTCTACCGAAATTGAGACTGCTCTTAGCGAGGTAGAGGATTGGTTGAAGACCAAGAGAGAGGATCTAGCTCTTGAAGACACTGTGAAATCTTCCCTTATCATGAGAACGACCATTGAGTTCACCCCAGGTACCCCAGGTGCACCGACATGGGAATATTTCCATGCCATCTGGACCCTCGTGGAGACCCTCAAGGCTTTGTGGAAAATTTTCGACCTAAATTCTCGAAAGGCCACAAAGACTGCCAAACTCCCTGCCGAAAAATTGAAGCGACTGAATACTCTTGTTCGTGAAGTTTTCGAGGATGTTCGTTCGAATACTCGAAGTTTGAAACAGAGCCTTACCGAATCAGCTACTCTCAGTACACTCATTGACATGGTGAAGCGTGGCAATACAACTGATGAATACGATAAGCCGCTTCAAGATATTTTGGAGAAGGTGATGGATGAATCTGCACTCGAATTGTTCTGCGGAGAGCTGAGGGAGAGCTGGGAGGAGGCACTTGATGGGGTGCTGAGTGCCAGACTTTAA